CGCCGTCGAAGACCCGGGTCAGGTCGGCGACGAAGGCCGGGGCTCCGGTGACCTCGACGGTCAGCGGGGCGGGCAGGGCGCCCAGCGCGTCCCGCAGCACACCGACGCGTTCGGCGACCGCCTCTGGTCCGTCGACGCTGGACACCGGCACGACCAGCAGGGCCACCGTGCCGTCCGGGGAGACCTGCGGCGGAGGGATCCGACCGCCGACGGCGTACCGGCCCAGGGTGCCGGCGGTGTCGGTGACCCGGTCCCGGTCGGCTCCGGTGAGCGGGCCGCCGTCGGCGCGGCTGACCACCACGATCGCCGGCTGGACGTCGCGCGACGGTAGCTGCTGCTGGAGGCGTTCGGCCTGGGTGGACTGCCACTCGACGGACAGGCCGGTGGTGGAGACGGGGGCGGGGTTGTCGGGCCGGGTCAGCCCGAAGACGGCCCCGCCGAGCACGATCGCGGCCGCCACGGTGAGCCACGCGGCCAGCCGGCCACGGGCGACGCGGGTGAAGACGGACATCGGGATGCCTCCCGGTCTCGGGACAGGGAAATACCCCGGTCATCAAGTATCTTGACGGCCGAGATTATCGGCTGCTGGGTTAAGCTGCAACCGGGACAACGACGGGGGAGACGCGACGCAACGTGGCAGGGCACGGCATGTACCGGCGACGCGACACCCGACGGGACCACCTGGCCGCCGAGATCACCAACAACCTCCGGCGGTACGCGGTGGACGCCCAGCACGTCGGCCACGCCTTTGCCGGCCGGCACGGACTCGGCGGCACCGACCTCCAGGCGTTGATCGCGGTGATGGACGCCGAACTGCGCGGCGAACCGATCACCCCCGGCCGCCTCGGCGAGCAGCTCGACCTCTCCTCCGGCTCGGTGACTGCCCTGGTCGACCGCCTCGAACGGGCCGGACACATCCGCCGCGACCGGGACCCCACCGACCGGCGCAAGATTCTGCTGCACTACGCCGAGCGGGGCGCCGCCGTGGCGACGGAGTTCTTCCAGCCGCTCGGCGCGCGCACCGACGCAGTGGTGGCCGGGTTCACCGACGACGAGCTGGAGGTCGTGCACCGGTTCATGGTGGGGATGAGCGCCTCGCTGCGGCAGCACCGCGACGACGTCCGCGCCGCCCGGCCCGAGCCACCCCGACGCCGGGCGGAGTAGATGCTCACCCGGCTTGCCACCGGCCTGCTGCGGCTGCCCCCGTCCCGGGCCCGGGTCACCCTGACCCGGGACGTCCCGGTGCGGGTCCGCGACGGCGTGCCGCTGCGCACCGACCACTACGCCCCCGACCCGTCCGACGCGCCCACCGTGCTCATCCGCACCCCGTACGGGCGGGGCGGGCCGATGCGGCTGCTCGGCCGGCTCGTCGCCGCCCACGGCTACCACGTGGTCATCCAGTCCTGCCGGGGCACCCACGGCTCCGGCGGCACCTTCGAGCCCTTCCTGCACGAGCGCGCCGACGGCCTGGACACCCTCGACTGGCTGCGCCGGCAACCCTGGTACACCGGCGCGTTCGGCATGTTCGGCGCCAGCTACCAGGGCTTCGTGCAGTGGGCGCTGGCCGCCGAGGCCGGCGACGAACTGCGCGCGATGGTCGCCGTGGTGACCGCGTCCACCACCCGCGACTCCACCTACGCGGGCGAGTCGTTCTCCCTGGACACCGTGCTGACCTGGGCGGAACTGCTCCAGGCGCAGACCGTGCCCTGGCTGGCCCGGCAGTGGGAACTCAAACGCGGCCAGCCCCGGCTCGCCGCCGCGCTGGCCCACCTGCCGCTGGCCGAGGCGGACCGGATCGCCACCGGGGTGACCATCCCGTTCTTCCAGGAGTGGCTGCGCCACCACACCCCCGACGCCACCTACTGGCGGGACCGGGTCTTCGACCGCCGGCTCGCCGAGGTATGCGCCCCGGTGCTGATGGTCAGCGGCTGGCACGACATCTTCCTGCCCGCCCAGCTCGCCGACCACGCCGTGCTGCGCGCCGCCGGCATCCCGAGCCGGCTCACCATCGGCCCCTGGACGCACGGCAGCCCCGGGCTGCTGCTCACCGCCTTGCGGGAGGGACTGGACTGGCTCGACACCCACCTCGCCGGCCGTCGCCCCGTCGGCGATGTTCCGCCCGGCGGGCGTACGCGTCCCGGCGGGGCCGCCTCCGACGCCGCCCCGGTGCGGGTGCACGTCGGTGGGGACGGCGGTGGCTGGCGGGACCTGCCGGACTGGCCGCCGCCGAGCGGATCGAGCAGGTGGCACCTGCACCCCGACGCGGCGCTGCGCCCCGAACCGCCGGCGCCGTCGACCCCGGACCGCTTCCGGTACGACCCGGCCGACCCGACCCCGTCGCTCGGCGGGCCGCTGCTGGTCGCCCAACGGGCCGGGCCGGTGGACAACCGTCCGGTCGAGGCCCGACCGGACGTGCTCACCTACACCAGCGCACCGCTGACCGCGCCGCTGGAGGTCGTCGGTCCGGTCCACGCCGAGGTGTACGTCCGCAGCGAACTGGCCTACCTGGACGTCTTCGTCCGGCTCTGCGACGTGGACCCGCGCGGCCGCTCCTGGAACGTCTGCGACGGACTGGTGCGGCTCTGGCCGGACCGCTTCCCGACCGACGACTCCGGCGCGGTGCGGGTACCGGTGCCGCTCTGGCCGGTGGCGCACCGATTCGCCGCCGGTCACCGGCTGCGCGTCCAGGTCACCGGCGGCGCGCACCCCCGCTACGCGCGCAACCCCGGGACCGGCGAGCCGCTCGGCACGGCGGTCACCCTGCGAGCCGGGTGGCGGGAAGTGCTGCACGACCCGGCGCACCCCTCGGTGGTGCACCTACCCGTGCCTTGACGCACGCGGTGGCGGCGCCCCGACAGGGTGCGCCGCCACCGGCACGGTCTACAGCGGGCGGACGTTGTCCGCCTGCGGACCCTTCTGACCCTGGGTCACCTCGAACTCGACCTTCTGTCCCTCGTTCAACTCACGGTAGCCACTCGTCGCGATCGCCGAGTAGTGGACGAAGACGTCCGGGCCCCCGCCGTCCTGCTCGATGAAGCCGAAGCCCTTTTCGGAGTTGAACCACTTGACCGTGCCGGTTGCCATGCATCTCTCCCTGTTGCCATGGGAGACCACCAGCGTCCGGCCGGTGATCGCCCTGTACCTCCCCGACAGTAACCGGCCCGGCCCCCGTACGCTGGCTGAAGTGCCGGGTCGAGACGCGAAACCGCCCCGCCGCCGCATCGATGGCGGCATGCTTGCCGGCATGGACGCCGTGACGCGTGCCGCCGCCGCGCTGCGGCGGGAGATCCACACGCCCGGGACCGGCCTCGACCGGCTGCGGCTGGTGCCGACCCCGCTGGTGCCCGAGGTACGGCTGCACGTGGCCGAGGACGCGATCCTCTGGTGGGCCCGGATGGAGGCCGCGGCCGGCCACCGGCTGCCCGCCCCGTACTGGGCCTCGGCCTGGGCGGGCGGCCAGGCGCTGGCCCGCTATTTGCTCGACCGTCCCCGGGTCGCGGCCGGACGCCGGGTGCTCGACCTGGCCTCCGGCTCGGGGCTGGTGGCGATCGCCGCCGCCCTCGCCGGGGCCGCGCGGGTCCGGGCCTGCGACATCGACCCGTACGCGGTGGCCGCCGTCGACGCCAACGCCCGCGCCAACCGGGTCGCTGTCGACAGCACCGAGGCCGACCTGCTCGACACCGACGGCGGCGACGTCGACCTGCTGCTGGCCGGCGACGTCTTCTACGACCGGCCGATGGCCGACCGGGTGCTGCCCTTCCTCGAACGGGTCGCCGGCCGGGGCGTGGACGTGCTGGTCGGTGACCCCGGGCGGGGGCACCTCCCGGAGGGACGGCTGGAGACGCTGGCCGTCTACCAGGTGCCCAGCACCGAACCCGCCGACGAGGAGCCGGTGCGCCCGGTGCGGATCCTGCGCCCGTCCCGCCGTCCGGGGTGACCGGCGGCCCCGGGAAATCCGGGTGTTCTCAGGGAAAAGCCGGGGCTGACGCCCCATGTGTACGGTGGCGGTCGCGGCCTAGATTCGTCGGCATGACGGACTGGCTGACCCAGATCGGAGAACTCCCCACCGTGCTGCTGATGGGGGTGCTCGGCGTGGTCATGCTCTTCGACGCGATTCCGCTGCTCGGCGTGCTCGTCCCCGGGGACGTGGCGGTGCTGGCGGCGGTCGGGGTGGGGCAGCCGGCCGCGACGTTCGCCTCGTTCGCCGCGGTCGTCGGGGGCTGCCTGGCCGGCTGGTCGGTGAGCTTCCTGGTCGGCCGCCACTACGGCCGGCGGCTGCGGGCCAGCCGGGTCGGCGACTGGATCGGCGAGGACCGCTGGGCGGCCGCCGAGGGGATCCTGCACCGGGGCGGCGGGCGGATGGTGCTGGTCGCGCCCTTCCTGCCGGTGTTCAACGCGCTGCTGCCGCTCGCCGCCGGCGGGCTGCGGATGCCGTACCGGCGGTTCGTGGCCTGCGCCGCCTCCGGGGCGGCGCTCTGGGCGGGCCTCTACGTCGTGCTGGGCGCACTGGCCCGGTCGCTGGGCGGCCTGCTGCCCGGGGAGTCCGCCACCTGGGGCACCCTGGCGTTCGGCATGGTCTTCGGCACGGTGGTGCTGCTGGCCAGCCGCCGTCGGCTGCGTGCCGCTGCGGTCGTCGCGTCGTAGCGCGCCGGGAGCGGGCGGCGTCGAGCCGGTGACGACCACGGCGGCCGACACCCCGTGGGTGCCGGCCGGCGCGCCACCCGGGAGATGGAAAGCGTGCGGTGAGTGGGGCTCAGGGCCGGGCGCTGTCCCGCCGCCCGCGTCGCCAGCCACCGCGCCACTGGGCGGCCAGCCGTACCTCCCGCCGCCGGCTCTCGTGGGCCAGCTCCCGCTGGAGCTTGCGCCAACTCTCCCAGCGCCGCGCGGTCAGCTCGCCGCTCTCCAGCGCCGCCTGCACCGCGCACCCCGGCTCGACCGCGTGCCCGCAGTCGGCGAAACGGCACGTCGCGGCCAGCGCGGTGACGTCGGCGAAGGCCCGGTCCAGGCCGTCCGCGCCGTCCAACAGCCCGACCGCCCGTACGCCCGGGGTGTCCAGAATCGCGCCGCCGCCCGGGATCGGCACCAGCGCCCGCCAGGTGGTGGTGTGGCGGCCCTTGCCGTCGACTCGGCGGATCGCCTGAGTCGGCATCACCGCCACCCCGGCCAGCGCGTTGACCAGGCTCGACTTGCCCGCGCCGGAGATCCCGAGCAGCCCGAGCGTGCGGCCCGAGGCCACCTCGGCGCGCAGCGGGTCGAGCCCCGCGTCGTGCTCCGCGCTGACCGGCAGCACCGGCACGTCCGGGGCGACCTGGGCGAGCTGGCGGGCCACCGCCGCCGCGTCCGCCGCGAGGTCGGCCTTGCTGAGCACGACCAGCGGCCGGGCGCCGGAAGCGTGCACCAGGGAGAGCAGCCGCTCCAGCCGGGCGGCGTCCGGCGCGGGATGCACCGGCTCGACCACGGCCACGGCGTCCAGGTTCGCCGCCAGCACCTGCCCGCTGGCGTCCCGGCCGGCAGTGCGCCGGATGAGCGCCGTCCGCCGGGGCAGCACCTTCTCCACGGTGACCGGCCCGTCCGGCCAGGTGCCCAGCAGCACCCAGTCACCGGCGCAGGGCAGGGTGGTCAGGTCCCGGGCCGCGGCGGCCAGGACCGTTCCGCCCAGCGTCGCCCGGACCGGCCCCTCGGCACAGAGCACCGTGCAGACCCCCCGGTCGACCCGGGCCACCCGGCCGGGACGCTGCCCACGCCGGACGGCCGCCGCGCGGGCGGCGTCCCAGCCGAGGGCGGTGAGATCGATCGTCATGGCATCCTCATCGGTCGGAGCGAGCGGTCTACGGGCGCGCGGCCAGCGGAAACAGCACCCCCGCCCGAAGCCGCCGCCTGCGTCGACATCGACGGTAGGTGGCGCGTCGACACGCCGAAACCCATTTCCACCAGCAGGCGACACCGGTTGGGGATAGGGTCGGCCACGTGACCGATCCGCTTCTGCTCATGGGCGAGGTGGACGCCGCCACGGACCGCCTGCTCCGCACCGCCGCGAGCTTCGACGCCGCCGAGCTGGCCGCCGGGTCGCTGTTGCCCGGCTGGACGCGGGGACACGTCCTGACCCACCTGGCCCGCAACGCCGACGGGCTGGTCAACCTGCTCACCGCCGCCCGTACCGGCGAAACCGTGCCGATGTACGCCAGCGACGCCGCCCGGGACGCGGACATCGCCACCGGCGCGACCCGCCCGCCCGAGGCGCACCTGGACGACCTGCGCCGCTCGGCGGACCGGTTCGCCGAGGCGGTCGCCGCCATGCCGATGCCGGCGTGGGCGGCCACGGTCGAGGGACGGCGCGGCCCGTTGCCGGCGGCCGCCATCGTCTGGGGCCGGTTGCGGGAGGTCCAGGTGCACCATGTCGATCTCGCCGCCGACTACCGGTCGGCCGACTGGTCGGAGGCGTTCGCCCACCGGCTGCTGCACGAGGTGGCGGCCGGGCTGGCCGACCGGGCCGACGCCCCGGCCATGGTGCTGCGCTTCGACGGCGCCCGGCACCAGGTGGTGGTCGGCGTCCCCGAGCACGCCCCGACGATCACCGGTCCCGCCGCCGAGTTGGCCGCCTGGCTGGCCGGGCGCTCCGACGGCCGGACCCTCGCCGTCGCTCCCGACGGATCTCTCCCGCACCTACCCGAATGGATGTAGAACCCCGATGACCTACCGCGGTGACGTCACCCCCGGCGGCCCGCCGGCCGTACGCGAACTCGACCGGCTCACCATCACCAAGCTGTCGGTGGGACCGATGGACAACAACGCCTACCTCCTCCGCTGCCGGACCACCGGGCAACAGGTGCTCATCGACGCGGCCAACGAGGCGCCCCGCCTGCTCGACCTGATCGGCGACGCCGGTCTGACCGCCGTGGTCACCACCCACCAGCACATGGACCACTGGGTGGCCCTGGAGGAGGTGGTGGCGGCCACCGGCGCCCGGTCGCTGGTGCACGCCGACGACGCCGAGGGACTGCCGATTCCGTCGGAGAAGCTCGCCGACGGTGACGGCGTCCCGGTCGGCGACTGCGCGCTGGAGGTGATCCACATCGTCGGGCACACCCCCGGCTCGATCGCCCTGCTCTACCAGGACCCGGGCGGCATCCCGCACCTGTTCACCGGGGACTCGTTGTTCCCCGGCGGCGTGGGCAACACGGACCAGGACCCGGTGCGGTTCACCTCGCTCATCGACGACGTCGAACACAAGCTCTTCGACCGGCTGCCCGACGAGACGTGGTTCTACCCGGGCCACGGCAAGGACTCCGCCCTCGGCGCGGAGCGCCCGGCGCTGCCGCAGTGGCGGGCGCGCGGCTGGTAGCCCGCCCTGGTGACCAGGAGGCCGAGATCGACCCGACCATGATCGAACCGCTGCTGCCCGACCCGCCACCCGTCCGCTGCCGTCGCTGCCAGCACCCGGTGACAAGGGGACGTCTCTACGACGGCTACGGCGAGGAGTGCGCCCGGCAACTCGGCCTCCTCCCACCCCACATTCCCCGGCCCCGATCGGAACAGCCCGACGGGCCGACCCTGCTCGACCTGCTCGACACCACCGACGACCAGACGCGGGACGGCGGCGAGGAGTGACTGCTCGCCGCCGGCACATTCCCGGAGCCGACCAGCAACCCATGACCGGTCGGGCGGAAGAGGCCGGGCGCGGGTCGCTGAGCTGGGCGAATACGTCAGCGCGGGAAAGTGTCGTACCCCGGGGCTAGAGTTGCCGGGGCGCCTTTGCTGCGCTGACCCGCCCGCTCAGATCGCCTCAGAGTGGGACATGTCGCCTCATCTTTGTGAATAGCGCCTTATCTCCGTGAATACCGCCTCATTCTCGTGAATCCTGGAGTACTCGGACCGTGGCCGACCGCCTGATAATCCGTGGCGCACGCGAGCACAACCTGCGTGACGTCAGTCTCGACCTGCCCCGGGACGCGCTGATCGTGTTCACCGGGCTCTCCGGGTCGGGCAAGTCGAGCCTGGCCTTCGACACGATCTTCGCCGAGGGGCAGCGGCGCTACGTCGAGTCGCTGTCCTCGTACGCCCGGCAGTTCCTCGGCCAGATGGACAAGCCGGACGTCGACTTCATCGAGGGGCTCAGCCCCGCCGTCTCGATCGACCAGAAGTCCACCTCGCGCAACCCGCGCTCCACCGTCGGCACCATCACCGAGGTCTACGACTACCTGCGGCTGCTCTTCGCCCGGGTCGGCGAACCGCACTGCCCGGTCTGCGGTGAGCGCATCTCCCGGCAGAGCCCGCAGCAGATCGTCGACCGGGTGCTCGCCATGACCGAGGGCACCCGGTTCATGGTGCTCGCCCCGGTGGTGCGCGGCCGCAAGGGCGAGTACGTCGACCTCTTCGCCGAACTCCAGGCCAAGGGGTACGCCCGCGCCCGGGTCGACGGCGTGGTGCACCCGCTGACCGAGCCGCCGAAGCTGAAGAAGCAGGAGAAGCACACCATCGAGGTGGTGATCGACCGGCTCACCGTCAAGCCCACCGCCAAGCAACGGCTCACCGACTCGGTCGAGGCCGCGCTCGGGCTCTCCGGCGGGCTGGTCCTGCTCGACTTCGTCGACCTGGCCGAGGACGACCCGGAGCGCGAGCGCCGCTACTCCGAGCACCTGGCCTGCCCGAACGACCACCCGCTCGCCATCGAGGACCTGGAACCCCGGGTGTTCTCCTTCAACGCCCCGTACGGCGCCTGCCCGGAGTGCACCGGCCTGGGCACCAAGAAGGAGGTCGACCCGGAGCTGATCATCCCCGACCCGGAGCGCACCCTGCGCGACGGCGCGATCCAGCCCTGGGGCACCGGGCACAACCTGGAGTACTTCCTCCGGCTGCTGGAGGCGCTCGGTGAGAGCGAGCACTTCGACCTGGACACCCCGTGGCGGGCGCTGCCGGCCCGGGCGCAGAAGACCATCCTGCACGGCTCCGGCGACCAGGTGCACGTGCGCTACCGCAACAAGTACGGCCGCGAGCGCTCCTACTACACCGGCTTTGAGGGCGTGGTGCAGTGGATCGAGCGCCGGCACTCCGACACCGAGTCGGAGTGGTCGCGGGACAAATACGAGGGCTACATGCGGGACGTGCCCTGCGCGGCCTGCGGCGGGGCCCGGCTCAAGCCGGAGGTCCTCGCGGTCACCCTGGCCGGCCGGAACATCGCCGAGGTGTGCAACCTGTCGGTGGGGGAGTGCGCGGAGCTGCTCGCCGGCATCGAGCTGACCGACCGGCAGAAGATGATCGCCGAGCGGGTCCTCAAGGAGATCAACGCCCGGTTGCGGTTCCTGCTCGACGTCGGCCTGGACTACCTCTCCCTGGACCGCCCGGCCGGCACCCTCTCCGGCGGCGAGGCGCAGCGGATCCGGCTCGCCACCCAGATCGGGTCCGGCCTGGTCGGCGTGCTCTACGTGCTCGACGAGCCGTCGATCGGTCTGCACCAGCGGGACAACCACCGCCTCATCGAGACCCTGCTGCGGCTGCGTGGCCTGGGCAACACGCTGATCGTGGTCGAGCACGACGAGGACACCATCCGGGTCGCCGACTGGATCGTCGACATCGGGCCCGGCGCGGGCGAGCACGGCGGCCGGATCGTGCACTCCGGCTCGGTGTCCGCCCTGCTGGAGAACCCGGAGTCGGTCACCGGGGCGTACCTCTCCGGGCGGAAGTCGATCCCGACGCCGCCGCAGCGCCGGCCGCAGACCCCGGACCGGGAACTGGTCGTGCACGGGGCGCGCGAGCACAACCTGCGCAACCTGACCGTCTCGTTCCCGCTCGGCCAGCTCATCGCGGTCACCGGGGTCAGCGGCTCGGGCAAGTCGACCCTGGTCAACGACATCCTGTACGCGGTGCTGGCCAACCAGATCAACGGGGCCCGGCTGGTGCCCGGCCGGCACACCCGGATCACCGGGCTGGAGCACGTGGACAAGGTCGTCGGCGTCGACCAGTCGCCGATCGGCCGTACGCCCCGGTCGAACCCGGCCACCTACACCGGGGTCTGGGACCACGTCCGCAAGCTCTTCGCCGAGACCACCGAGGCGAAGGTCCGGGGGTACGGCCCGGGCAGGTTCTCGTTCAACGTCAAGGGCGGCCGGTGCGAGGCGTGCTCCGGCGACGGCACGATCAAGATCGAGATGAACTTCCTGCCCGACGTGTACGTCCCCTGTGAGGTCTGCAAGGGCGCCCGGTACAACCGGGAGACCCTGGAGGTGCACTACAAGGGCCGGACGGTCGCCGACGTGCTGGACATGCCGATCGAGGAGGCGGCGGAGTTCTTCTCCGCCATCCCGGCGATCCACCGGCACCTGAAGACCCTGGTCGATGTCGGCCTCGGCTACGTCCGCCTCGGCCAGCCGGCCCCGACCCTCTCCGGCGGTGAGGCGCAGCGGGTCAAGCTGGCCTCCGAGTTGCAGAAGCGGTCCACCGGCCGGACGGTTTACGTGCTCGACGAGCCCACCACCGGCCTGCACTTCGAGGACATCCGCAAGCTGCTGATGGTCCTCGAGGGGCTGGTCGACAAGGGCAACACGGTGATCACGATCGAGCACAACCTCGACGTGATCAAGACCGCCGACTGGCTGATCGACATGGGCCCGGAGGGCGGTCACCGGGGTGGCACCGTGCTCGCCACCGGCACCCCCGAGGAGGTCGCCGAGGTGCCCGAGAGCCACACCGGCCAGTTCCTGCGTCCGGTGCTCGGGCTCGACGGCGAGGCCCAGGGCGCGGCGGCGGCCACCGGCCGGGCGGCGAAGGCCAACGCCGGGCGGGCCCGCACCACCCGGCGGACGCCGGCCCGGTCCCGCTGACGCGGGCCGAGGGTGCCACCCGGGATGTGAGCGGGGTGGCACCCGGCCGGTGGGTTGAACCGTCCGGCAGGGTGGTGCGTGTTCCCTCACGTGATCTCGGACGAGCAGAGAGAGAGTTCCGTATGAGTGACGCCAACGGGCTGACCGGGCCGGCTACCCGACGTACCCTCCTCGCCGGTGCCGGCGCGGTCGGCGCGGCGGTCGTCCTGACCGCGTGCGGTGGCGACGACGAGCCGTCGGGTTCCGGTTCCGCCGCGCCGACCAGCGCCGGTCCGGGTGTCTCGCCGAGCGCCGGGGCGGGCGGCGACCAGGGCGCGGCCGACGCGATCGTCGCCACCGCCGACGTGCCGGTCGGTGGCGGGGTCATCTTCGCCAACAAGGGCGTGGTGGTCACCCAGCCCACCGCCGGGGTGTTCAAGGGGTTCAGCCCGATCTGCACCCACCAGAAGTGCCCGGTGGCGCGGATCGAGGGCGGCAGCATCAGGTGCACCTGCCACAACAGCACGTTCTCCATCGAGGACGGCTCGGTGCAGGGCGGCCCGGCCAAGCAGCCGCTGCCGGCGAAGGAGATCGTCGTCGACGGCGACCAGATCCGCCTGGCCTGACCGGCGCCGGGGGATCCACCTGACTGGCGCCGGTGCGGCCGGCACACGGGACCGTGCCGGCCGCACCGGGCCGTGTCCGGCGGCATCGGGGGTTGCCGCCGGACGGGGGCGGTGTCAGTGCTGGTACACCGCCATCTCCCAGAGCGAGAAGCCGTTCGAGGTGGCCCGGGTCAGGCCGCGCATGCGGACGTACCGGGCGGTCTCGGTGGGGAAGGTGAGCACGTCGGTGCCACCGTCGGCGGCCGTGGTCGACCAGGCGGTCCGCCAGGTGGTGCCGTCGGTGGAGACCTCGATCCGGTACGACCGCGCGTACGCCGCCTCCCAGGCCAGCACCACCCGGCTCACCGGCCGGGCGGAGCCCAGGTCGACGGTGAGCCACTGGTCGTCGGCCCGGGAACTGGACCACCGGGTGCCCAGGTCCCCGTCCACCGCCCGGCTGGCGGGGAAGCCGAGCTGGTTGCTCGACGCGGTCACCGGCCGCTGCGCGGCCAGGTTGGTCAGGTCGTCGCCGCGCTTCGCCGGGAAGGAGACGACCTGCTGGTAGGTGGGCCGGTTCTGCCAGGCGGTCGGGGCGTGGCTGATCCCGCCCAGCGGGGACTGCACGATCGCGTCGGCGCACCACTGGTCGCCGGCCGCGCAGGTGCTGTCCCCGGGGTAGGTCTGGGTGGCCGGGGTGGCCGCCGCCGCGCCGAGCGTGTCGAGCAGGATCTGCCGGCAGCCGGCGAGGGCGCCGTTGCCGCAGTGGGTGCGGCCGAGGCCACCGGCGACCGGGTCGCCGAGCACCGCGCGCAGGTCCTTGTCGACCCAGCCCCACCAACCGTGCTGGAATGCCGAGCCCTTGTGGGTCTGACCGCTGCTCGCCGACCCGGGCAGGTTCGACTTGTCGCCGGACTGGTGGCCGGAGGGGGACTCGTTGATCGAGAGGGTGTTCACCAGCGCCTGGTAGAGGTCGTCGCCGAGCGGGGCCTTGAACATGCCCCGGACCAGCAGCGGCCACCAGGCGTCGAAGGTGCGGATCGCCTCGGCGTGCCGGTACACCTTCGAGCCCTTCGCGGTCTCCACCCGCAGCGCGCCGTCCTGCCGCCACGCCCTGAGCCGGCTGATCTCGGTGGCCAGGGTGGGGTCGGTGACCGGCTGACTCTCCAGCACCCGGATCAGCTCGTCGAGCACCTCGGCTCCGCGCAGGTCGGTCAGGCCGGCCCGCTGCACCAGCGCGGTCAGCGAGGCCCGGTCGAACTTCTGCCCGGCCGCGATGGCCGCCTTGATCGGCTTGTCGAGCAGGTCGCCCCGGTGCACCGCGCCGAAGCTGAAGTTGCCGTCGGCCGCGCCGAAGTCCTTGGCCTGCTTGTTGTTCCAACTGATGTAGTAGTCCTGGTTCTTCGACTGCGG
The nucleotide sequence above comes from Micromonospora pallida. Encoded proteins:
- the uvrA gene encoding excinuclease ABC subunit UvrA, which produces MADRLIIRGAREHNLRDVSLDLPRDALIVFTGLSGSGKSSLAFDTIFAEGQRRYVESLSSYARQFLGQMDKPDVDFIEGLSPAVSIDQKSTSRNPRSTVGTITEVYDYLRLLFARVGEPHCPVCGERISRQSPQQIVDRVLAMTEGTRFMVLAPVVRGRKGEYVDLFAELQAKGYARARVDGVVHPLTEPPKLKKQEKHTIEVVIDRLTVKPTAKQRLTDSVEAALGLSGGLVLLDFVDLAEDDPERERRYSEHLACPNDHPLAIEDLEPRVFSFNAPYGACPECTGLGTKKEVDPELIIPDPERTLRDGAIQPWGTGHNLEYFLRLLEALGESEHFDLDTPWRALPARAQKTILHGSGDQVHVRYRNKYGRERSYYTGFEGVVQWIERRHSDTESEWSRDKYEGYMRDVPCAACGGARLKPEVLAVTLAGRNIAEVCNLSVGECAELLAGIELTDRQKMIAERVLKEINARLRFLLDVGLDYLSLDRPAGTLSGGEAQRIRLATQIGSGLVGVLYVLDEPSIGLHQRDNHRLIETLLRLRGLGNTLIVVEHDEDTIRVADWIVDIGPGAGEHGGRIVHSGSVSALLENPESVTGAYLSGRKSIPTPPQRRPQTPDRELVVHGAREHNLRNLTVSFPLGQLIAVTGVSGSGKSTLVNDILYAVLANQINGARLVPGRHTRITGLEHVDKVVGVDQSPIGRTPRSNPATYTGVWDHVRKLFAETTEAKVRGYGPGRFSFNVKGGRCEACSGDGTIKIEMNFLPDVYVPCEVCKGARYNRETLEVHYKGRTVADVLDMPIEEAAEFFSAIPAIHRHLKTLVDVGLGYVRLGQPAPTLSGGEAQRVKLASELQKRSTGRTVYVLDEPTTGLHFEDIRKLLMVLEGLVDKGNTVITIEHNLDVIKTADWLIDMGPEGGHRGGTVLATGTPEEVAEVPESHTGQFLRPVLGLDGEAQGAAAATGRAAKANAGRARTTRRTPARSR
- a CDS encoding Rieske (2Fe-2S) protein, encoding MSDANGLTGPATRRTLLAGAGAVGAAVVLTACGGDDEPSGSGSAAPTSAGPGVSPSAGAGGDQGAADAIVATADVPVGGGVIFANKGVVVTQPTAGVFKGFSPICTHQKCPVARIEGGSIRCTCHNSTFSIEDGSVQGGPAKQPLPAKEIVVDGDQIRLA